The following are encoded together in the Flavobacterium sp. TR2 genome:
- a CDS encoding SDR family NAD(P)-dependent oxidoreductase, which produces MEHSNYYGALQKAIGSGFNASSTAQEVIRGIDLQGKTAIVTGGNTGIGLQTVKTLCQAGAQVVVPARDIKKAARNLVGIPNVTIEEMDLMNPHSIDAFAEKFLLTGKPLHLLINNAGIMWVPLRRDRRGYESQLATNYLAVFQLTARLWEALKKAEGARVVNVSSSGHQFSDFDFLDPNFLNREYETLKAYGQSKTAVNLFSIELDKRAEHHNVRVYALCPGAVGETELAREAPADLFHKLGFSDAQGNILQEVASSLKTIQQGAATTVWAATSKLLDNIGGVYCENADIADLSSDTSIIGGIKPYSLDKANAEKLWTLSEEMTGLTFNIS; this is translated from the coding sequence ATGGAACACAGTAATTATTATGGTGCACTTCAAAAAGCCATAGGCTCAGGATTTAATGCTTCATCAACAGCACAGGAAGTAATTAGAGGGATTGATCTTCAGGGAAAAACCGCTATTGTAACAGGAGGAAATACAGGGATCGGACTGCAGACTGTCAAAACGCTTTGCCAAGCAGGCGCTCAAGTTGTCGTGCCTGCAAGAGACATAAAAAAAGCCGCAAGAAATCTCGTTGGGATACCTAATGTAACGATTGAAGAAATGGATCTTATGAACCCCCACTCCATAGATGCTTTTGCTGAAAAGTTTCTCCTTACAGGCAAACCACTGCATTTGCTGATAAACAATGCAGGAATTATGTGGGTGCCTTTAAGAAGAGACCGCCGCGGATACGAATCGCAGCTTGCAACCAATTATCTTGCAGTCTTTCAGCTTACAGCCAGACTTTGGGAAGCACTCAAAAAAGCGGAGGGAGCCCGAGTGGTGAATGTTTCTTCGAGTGGCCATCAATTTTCAGATTTTGATTTCCTAGACCCCAATTTCCTAAACAGAGAATATGAGACTTTAAAGGCATACGGACAATCCAAAACAGCTGTAAACCTTTTTTCAATAGAACTCGACAAAAGGGCAGAACATCATAACGTGCGTGTCTATGCCTTATGTCCGGGAGCTGTGGGCGAAACAGAATTAGCAAGAGAAGCTCCTGCTGATCTATTTCACAAACTGGGATTCAGTGATGCGCAGGGAAACATCCTGCAAGAAGTTGCCTCATCCTTAAAAACCATTCAGCAAGGCGCAGCTACAACCGTATGGGCAGCTACCAGCAAACTTCTTGACAACATTGGCGGGGTATATTGTGAAAATGCAGACATCGCAGATTTAAGTTCTGACACGTCTATAATCGGCGGCATAAAACCGTATTCTCTGGATAAGGCAAATGCAGAAAAATTATGGACTTTAAGTGAAGAAATGACGGGCCTAACATTTAATATCAGCTAA
- a CDS encoding helix-turn-helix domain-containing protein: MDYQVNYITREIKLSNYTGRLFKTEAAFDDHLLVWLISGETKIIQTDQSFIFGAGSTFLLPRNQLATIINIPKDGLPHKAVAMHLSTQRLRDFYSHADSAPKTSKSHILDFGSHPLLSSCMASLIPYFEMQDNFPENIASLKITEAISILRTINADIDSILTDFAVPGKIDLAAFMEKNFMFNMPLEKFGYLTGRSLTTFKRDFYKAFSLTPQRWLTKKRLDAAYYQLTEKNRKPSDVYYEIGFENLSHFSFAFKKQFGCSPTELKKV, from the coding sequence ATGGATTATCAGGTAAATTATATCACAAGGGAAATAAAACTTTCTAATTATACAGGCAGACTCTTTAAAACAGAGGCTGCCTTTGATGACCATCTACTTGTGTGGCTAATCTCAGGGGAAACAAAAATCATCCAAACAGATCAAAGCTTTATATTTGGCGCGGGCAGCACTTTTCTGCTGCCACGAAACCAGCTGGCCACCATAATCAATATTCCTAAAGACGGTCTACCGCACAAGGCAGTTGCCATGCATCTGTCTACTCAAAGACTTAGAGATTTTTACAGCCATGCAGATTCAGCACCCAAGACCTCCAAATCACACATCTTAGACTTTGGAAGTCATCCTCTGCTTTCAAGCTGTATGGCTTCGCTCATTCCTTATTTTGAAATGCAGGACAATTTTCCCGAAAACATAGCTTCATTGAAAATCACTGAAGCCATTTCGATCCTCAGAACCATCAACGCAGATATTGACTCCATTCTGACAGACTTTGCAGTGCCAGGCAAGATTGACTTAGCCGCTTTTATGGAAAAAAATTTTATGTTTAATATGCCTTTGGAAAAATTTGGCTATCTAACCGGCAGAAGCTTAACTACCTTTAAACGCGATTTCTACAAAGCCTTTAGTCTTACACCTCAGCGTTGGCTTACTAAGAAAAGATTGGACGCCGCATACTATCAGCTAACTGAAAAAAACAGGAAGCCCTCTGATGTCTATTATGAAATAGGATTTGAGAATCTATCCCATTTTTCATTTGCCTTCAAAAAACAGTTTGGCTGCTCCCCTACTGAGCTGAAAAAAGTATAA
- a CDS encoding OmpA family protein, with amino-acid sequence MDFKKILYTIMLSFCFLSATAQKALLEKAEKEYNNYAYADAINIYEKLAAKGVEDEKMFQRLGNAYYFNAELPKAALWYDRLFALNPNQEPEYLYRYAQCLKSAADYAKADKILEQFNKKNATDSRGILFENNRNYLEQIQMSSGRFEISPASVNSESSDFGSAFLGNNLVFSSARQIDSKDGKTFKWTNKNFTNLYIAPINPDASTGSPILLIKEINSKFNESTPVFTKDGKTMYFTRNNYLDGKRGKDDKNITLLKLYKASLIDGKWTNIVELPFNSDKYSTAHPALSLDDKKLYFASDMPGTLGQSDLFCVLIRPDGSYGKPENLGPQINTEGRETFPFISDDNELYFATDGRPGLGGLDVVVSKILENGSFDQVQNIGEPINTKFDDFAFIINSTNRKGYFSSNRKGSMGSDDIYSFTETRKLVCERTLIGTIFDSKSQMPIEGATVTLLDQNNQALETAETGKDGNYSFKVNCSKKYFVTVVRKMYPRKENVIAIGTALDNRLDFTLEKEQIAAIAIPEIKTVKVGTDLAKTLNISMIYFDLGKWNITDQAAIELEKILAVMQEYPNMKIDIRSHTDSRSSAQSNMVLSDKRAKSIMAWFKTKGIAADRLKGKGYGESRLLNRCKDGVKCSEQEHLKNRRSEFLISSM; translated from the coding sequence ATGGACTTTAAAAAAATACTGTACACGATTATGCTGTCTTTTTGCTTTTTGAGCGCTACAGCGCAGAAAGCACTATTAGAGAAGGCAGAAAAAGAATATAATAATTATGCCTATGCTGATGCTATAAACATTTATGAAAAGCTGGCAGCAAAAGGAGTTGAAGATGAAAAGATGTTCCAAAGATTAGGAAATGCTTATTATTTTAATGCAGAATTGCCTAAAGCAGCTCTGTGGTACGACAGACTTTTTGCCCTAAACCCAAATCAGGAGCCAGAATACCTATACCGTTATGCACAGTGCCTCAAATCAGCTGCCGATTATGCAAAGGCCGACAAAATTTTGGAGCAGTTCAATAAGAAGAATGCAACGGATAGTAGAGGAATTCTCTTTGAAAACAATAGAAATTATCTGGAACAGATACAGATGAGCTCTGGACGGTTTGAAATTTCTCCTGCGTCGGTAAACTCAGAGAGTTCAGACTTTGGAAGCGCCTTTTTAGGAAATAATCTAGTATTCAGTTCTGCAAGACAGATTGATAGTAAGGACGGAAAAACATTTAAGTGGACCAATAAGAATTTTACCAATTTATATATTGCCCCAATCAATCCTGACGCGAGTACAGGCAGTCCGATTCTGTTAATTAAAGAAATTAATTCTAAGTTTAACGAATCGACTCCTGTATTTACAAAAGACGGAAAGACGATGTATTTTACGAGAAACAATTATCTGGACGGAAAACGAGGTAAGGACGATAAAAATATTACGCTCCTAAAATTGTATAAAGCAAGTTTAATCGATGGGAAATGGACCAATATAGTGGAACTTCCTTTCAATAGCGACAAATATAGCACAGCGCACCCAGCCCTAAGTCTAGATGATAAAAAGCTATATTTTGCATCTGATATGCCGGGGACTCTAGGCCAGTCGGATTTGTTTTGCGTCCTGATCAGACCAGACGGATCATATGGCAAGCCGGAGAACCTCGGCCCTCAGATCAACACAGAGGGCAGAGAAACCTTTCCATTCATTTCAGATGACAATGAACTTTATTTTGCGACTGATGGGCGTCCGGGGCTTGGGGGACTTGATGTAGTGGTTTCAAAAATTCTTGAAAACGGAAGTTTTGACCAAGTTCAAAATATTGGAGAACCAATAAATACAAAGTTTGATGATTTTGCTTTTATTATAAATAGTACTAACCGTAAAGGATATTTCTCTTCAAATAGAAAAGGAAGCATGGGAAGTGATGATATTTACAGTTTTACAGAAACCAGAAAACTCGTTTGCGAGAGAACTCTGATCGGTACTATTTTTGACAGCAAGTCACAAATGCCTATTGAAGGAGCAACGGTTACGCTCCTTGACCAGAACAATCAGGCACTTGAAACAGCAGAAACAGGAAAAGACGGAAACTACAGCTTTAAAGTAAACTGCAGTAAAAAGTATTTTGTGACAGTGGTGCGAAAAATGTATCCTCGAAAAGAGAACGTTATTGCAATTGGCACTGCACTAGACAATAGATTAGATTTTACCCTAGAAAAAGAACAGATTGCAGCTATAGCGATTCCAGAGATAAAGACGGTTAAAGTAGGAACGGATCTTGCTAAAACACTGAACATCTCTATGATTTATTTTGATTTAGGAAAATGGAATATCACAGATCAGGCAGCCATTGAACTGGAAAAAATCTTGGCAGTTATGCAAGAATATCCAAATATGAAAATCGATATACGCTCGCATACTGACAGCCGTTCTTCTGCCCAATCTAATATGGTTTTATCAGACAAAAGAGCAAAATCTATTATGGCATGGTTCAAAACAAAAGGCATTGCCGCTGATCGCCTTAAAGGAAAAGGGTATGGTGAGAGCAGGCTTCTTAACAGATGCAAGGATGGGGTTAAATGTTCGGAGCAGGAGCATCTTAAAAACCGTAGAAGCGAATTTTTGATTTCTTCTATGTAA
- a CDS encoding type IX secretion system membrane protein PorP/SprF, which yields MKKITLLLLFCSAVGFAQQDAQYTQYMHNTISINPAYAGSRGVMSIFGLYRTQWVGLDGAPETSTLSLNAPINSSGLGLGFSLVNDKIGPTNETNFSADISYSIQTSAEAKLSFGIKGSANVFNLDPNKLTMENQGDQQFSNFKNKFTPNIGAGVYYHSDKGYVGLSVPNFIQTNRYNDNDYAIYKERINYYLIAGYVFNLDRYEEIKFKPAALLKMVDGSPLQLDVSANFLFNDKFAAGLSYRWSAALSAMAGFQISKSLYVGYAYDHETTQLRHYNSGSHEIFLRFEFMKGYNRITSPRFF from the coding sequence ATGAAAAAAATAACTTTACTATTATTGTTTTGTTCAGCAGTTGGTTTTGCGCAGCAGGATGCGCAGTACACCCAATATATGCATAACACAATTAGCATTAATCCTGCTTATGCGGGTTCTAGGGGCGTTATGAGTATTTTCGGGCTTTACCGTACCCAATGGGTAGGACTCGATGGAGCTCCTGAAACAAGTACTTTGTCGTTAAATGCGCCAATTAACAGCAGCGGTTTAGGATTGGGCTTCTCTTTGGTTAATGATAAGATCGGCCCCACAAACGAAACTAACTTTTCAGCGGACATTTCCTATTCTATCCAGACATCGGCTGAAGCTAAATTATCTTTTGGTATCAAAGGATCAGCTAATGTTTTCAATCTGGATCCAAACAAGCTGACCATGGAAAACCAAGGCGATCAGCAGTTTTCGAATTTTAAAAATAAGTTTACTCCTAACATTGGAGCAGGGGTTTACTATCATTCTGACAAAGGATATGTAGGCTTGTCAGTTCCGAATTTTATTCAGACAAACCGTTACAATGATAATGATTATGCCATTTACAAAGAACGCATCAATTATTATTTAATAGCTGGATATGTATTTAATCTGGACCGTTACGAAGAGATTAAGTTCAAACCTGCAGCACTTCTTAAAATGGTCGATGGGTCGCCGCTCCAGTTGGATGTTTCCGCAAACTTTTTATTCAACGACAAGTTTGCAGCAGGTTTGTCTTATAGATGGAGTGCAGCTTTAAGTGCCATGGCTGGATTTCAGATCAGTAAAAGTTTGTACGTTGGATATGCTTATGACCATGAAACTACCCAGCTGAGGCATTATAATTCAGGCTCTCACGAGATCTTTCTGCGCTTTGAGTTCATGAAGGGCTATAACCGAATCACATCACCAAGATTTTTCTAA